One window from the genome of Acinetobacter lanii encodes:
- the ubiE gene encoding bifunctional demethylmenaquinone methyltransferase/2-methoxy-6-polyprenyl-1,4-benzoquinol methylase UbiE: MSSENQQPTAQAESANNNTDKVSPFLTEPLPTGTPQGQQQSLEQKLTTTPVNGTVPKYNLPRGANTGNVGETTHFGFKTVNSEEKAQKVAEVFHSVASKYDIMNDLMSFGIHRLWKRFAINMSGVRRGQRVLDIAGGTGDLAKVFSREVGPTGHVVLSDINESMLNVGRDRLIDAGCTNVDFVLANAETLEPFEDNSFDLLTISFGLRNVTDKDAALAAMYRVLKPGGRLLVLEFSKPVFEPFSKLYDLYSFTALPLMGKIIANDSESYKYLAESIRMHPDQRTLKGMMENAGFQNCDYHNLTAGIVAVHRGFKL, from the coding sequence ATGTCTAGCGAAAATCAACAGCCTACCGCTCAAGCTGAGTCGGCGAACAATAACACAGACAAAGTGAGTCCATTTTTAACTGAACCGCTGCCAACAGGTACACCACAAGGTCAACAACAATCTTTAGAACAAAAGCTGACCACTACCCCTGTTAACGGTACTGTGCCTAAATACAATTTGCCACGTGGTGCCAATACCGGCAATGTCGGTGAAACCACCCACTTCGGTTTTAAAACCGTGAATAGCGAAGAAAAAGCGCAAAAAGTGGCAGAAGTATTCCATTCAGTTGCCAGCAAATACGACATTATGAATGACTTAATGTCATTTGGTATTCACCGTCTTTGGAAACGCTTTGCGATCAATATGTCGGGCGTGCGTCGTGGTCAACGTGTGTTGGACATCGCAGGTGGTACAGGCGATCTTGCCAAAGTGTTTAGCCGTGAAGTAGGTCCTACCGGTCATGTGGTGTTATCTGACATCAATGAATCGATGCTGAATGTGGGTCGTGATCGTTTAATCGATGCCGGCTGTACCAATGTTGACTTCGTGCTGGCCAATGCTGAAACCTTGGAGCCATTCGAAGACAACAGTTTTGACTTGTTGACCATTTCATTTGGTTTACGTAACGTGACGGATAAAGATGCTGCACTTGCTGCAATGTACCGGGTGTTGAAACCAGGCGGTCGTTTATTGGTGCTTGAATTTTCTAAACCGGTGTTTGAGCCGTTCTCTAAACTCTATGATTTGTACTCATTCACGGCATTGCCATTGATGGGTAAAATCATTGCCAATGACTCAGAAAGTTATAAATATTTGGCAGAATCTATTCGTATGCACCCTGACCAACGTACCTTAAAAGGCATGATGGAAAATGCAGGCTTCCAAAACTGTGATTACCACAACCTGACTGCCGGTATTGTTGCAGTCCACCGTGGTTTCAAACTTTAA
- a CDS encoding patatin-like phospholipase family protein, whose product MTEILKKSDPVLDIRVGSQARQLILKEGLQAHHVDIIPGAAGGPKGIGIQGLDQAIFGEFLPRAQQRRTLIGSSIGSWRFASIAGHGAKPGTDLLGELYTHLEFDKKMTRHEVGVVCREMLHQLVAGLEQNIVEHTDYHLTVLAVKSEKIFKSDRTLPLLASVLGIVASNAIARPKMKTFVERVIAQPQAEQNFKISDDGFKTHYCPLNASNLEDWLMASASIPVAVPAVRNIADAPEGAYRDGGLIDYHIDLPFQSQGLVLYPHFTDSITPGWFDKMLKSRKANPDNQARTVLISPSASYLRGLPLGRLPDRKDFTLKGLSQQQRIALWKQSIAESQRLGDAFLELVEKQEFETIMQDL is encoded by the coding sequence ATGACCGAAATTTTAAAAAAATCAGACCCTGTTTTAGATATCCGTGTCGGGTCTCAAGCACGTCAACTGATTTTAAAAGAAGGTCTACAGGCGCATCATGTCGACATTATTCCCGGTGCGGCTGGGGGACCAAAAGGCATTGGTATTCAAGGTTTAGACCAAGCGATCTTTGGTGAGTTTTTACCACGTGCGCAACAACGCCGTACTTTAATCGGTTCATCGATTGGCAGTTGGCGTTTTGCCAGTATCGCAGGTCACGGCGCTAAGCCAGGCACTGATTTACTCGGCGAACTGTATACCCATTTAGAATTTGATAAAAAGATGACCCGCCATGAAGTCGGTGTGGTCTGCCGAGAGATGTTGCATCAATTGGTGGCCGGTCTTGAGCAGAATATCGTTGAGCATACTGATTATCACCTCACGGTACTGGCGGTAAAGTCTGAAAAAATTTTTAAAAGTGATCGTACCCTGCCGCTCCTTGCTTCAGTGTTGGGCATCGTGGCGAGTAATGCGATTGCCCGTCCGAAAATGAAGACTTTTGTCGAACGCGTCATTGCACAGCCACAAGCCGAACAAAACTTTAAAATCAGCGATGACGGCTTTAAAACCCATTATTGCCCTCTCAATGCATCTAATTTAGAAGACTGGCTGATGGCATCGGCCTCGATTCCGGTGGCGGTGCCTGCAGTGCGCAATATTGCCGATGCACCTGAAGGGGCGTATCGAGATGGGGGTTTAATTGATTATCACATTGACCTGCCCTTTCAAAGCCAAGGACTGGTGCTGTATCCGCATTTTACCGACAGCATTACGCCAGGATGGTTTGACAAAATGTTGAAGTCGAGAAAAGCCAATCCTGACAATCAAGCCCGTACCGTGTTGATTTCGCCATCAGCATCGTATTTAAGGGGTTTACCACTCGGACGCTTGCCTGACCGTAAAGATTTCACACTCAAAGGATTGAGCCAACAGCAACGTATTGCACTGTGGAAGCAAAGCATTGCTGAGAGTCAACGTCTAGGAGACGCCTTTTTGGAATTGGTCGAGAAGCAGGAATTTGAAACCATCATGCAAGATCTTTGA
- a CDS encoding FFLEELY motif protein — MSKLAPLDDLVKQYKQFDYHNDPQLKKRLHEAQQWLKNRIQVTHQDLFNETQNQLMAQYFLNRLYGGPEFDALAKQIERLVKIAHKAEKMVPENTILTGIQSVGLAVLAMRLDQEVAKQLLEDYPADQAIDDEMMRLTLIKLDQRQARLQQLDLLDGLGVSLDKYLRSFIVHTAFKMCKGPAHKYKFDLMYDFIGEGFAAMKPLKSATKFIQSFTTKERIIVDNVHSGQANPFRV, encoded by the coding sequence ATGTCCAAACTTGCCCCTTTAGATGATTTAGTTAAACAATATAAGCAATTTGATTATCACAATGATCCTCAATTAAAAAAACGTTTACATGAAGCACAGCAATGGCTGAAAAACCGCATTCAAGTGACGCACCAAGATTTATTTAACGAAACTCAAAACCAGTTGATGGCACAGTACTTTTTAAATCGTCTGTATGGCGGTCCTGAGTTCGATGCTTTAGCCAAACAAATTGAACGCTTGGTGAAAATTGCCCACAAAGCCGAAAAAATGGTGCCTGAAAATACGATTCTGACTGGCATACAATCGGTAGGGCTTGCTGTATTGGCAATGCGACTTGATCAAGAAGTGGCCAAACAACTATTAGAAGATTATCCAGCAGATCAAGCCATCGATGATGAAATGATGCGCCTGACCTTGATCAAATTAGATCAACGACAAGCACGTCTGCAACAACTCGATTTGTTAGATGGCTTAGGTGTCAGCCTAGATAAATATTTACGTTCTTTCATTGTGCATACTGCTTTTAAAATGTGTAAAGGCCCTGCGCACAAATATAAGTTTGATTTGATGTATGATTTTATTGGCGAAGGTTTTGCTGCCATGAAACCGTTAAAATCGGCGACCAAATTTATCCAAAGCTTTACCACAAAAGAGCGCATCATTGTTGACAATGTACATTCAGGCCAAGCCAATCCCTTTAGAGTATGA
- a CDS encoding UvrD-helicase domain-containing protein, whose product MPELIKPTLEQQFAIEQAQKGDSFKVIAYAGTGKTTTLKLVSDAMQQRRGMYLAFNKAIASEAQNKFHQRVDCRTFHSLAFRSVPRGVTDKLRLPRLSPSFIAKEYRLQPITLRRMMGGRYEKYALMPSRLASLVANAVSYFCSTSSQYPAPRHIQAPSWLHPDDIEPLQTHLYPAVEKRWLESIDPNHQAGIGHDIYLKLWALSDPYIPADYVLFDEAQDADPLMLGILLRQRNTQVIYVGDAHQQIYAWRGAVNAMQQMPLPESRLTTSFRFGDAIADVANRLLGALSETVPLIGNPDVKSSVVNKPHTKMRDAILCRTNARAMELLLSGLVQGDKVSLQADHAKLNRFVDAASLLKQGKRVVDVPELAWFNSWHDVHEYCETNDGSDIKPLVKLVDDHGTDPLKKALAKITPIEQADYVISTAHKAKGLEWNRVHIEDDYQFKINGLEHKISDEELRLLYVACTRAKISLNIHHIYDLVQQLKIKAPLKPLENKATA is encoded by the coding sequence GTGCCTGAACTGATTAAACCGACCCTTGAACAGCAATTTGCCATTGAGCAAGCGCAAAAAGGTGACTCATTCAAAGTCATTGCATATGCAGGCACAGGGAAAACCACCACGTTAAAATTGGTCAGTGATGCGATGCAGCAGCGTCGGGGTATGTATTTGGCTTTCAATAAAGCCATTGCTTCTGAAGCGCAGAATAAATTTCATCAACGGGTCGACTGTCGTACCTTTCACTCCCTCGCCTTTCGTAGCGTTCCACGTGGAGTGACTGACAAACTTCGCCTGCCCCGTTTAAGCCCCAGTTTTATCGCCAAAGAATATCGCCTCCAGCCGATTACCTTACGCCGCATGATGGGCGGACGTTATGAAAAATATGCCCTGATGCCAAGTCGTTTAGCGAGCCTTGTCGCCAATGCAGTCAGTTATTTCTGTTCGACCAGTTCGCAATACCCTGCTCCGCGTCATATTCAAGCGCCGAGTTGGTTACATCCGGATGATATAGAACCGCTACAAACGCACCTCTACCCTGCGGTGGAAAAACGTTGGCTCGAGTCGATTGATCCAAATCATCAAGCCGGCATCGGACATGATATTTATTTAAAACTCTGGGCATTATCCGATCCCTATATTCCTGCGGATTATGTATTGTTCGATGAAGCACAAGATGCCGACCCCCTGATGCTTGGGATTTTACTGAGACAGCGTAATACCCAAGTCATTTATGTCGGGGATGCGCATCAACAAATTTATGCGTGGCGTGGTGCGGTCAATGCCATGCAACAAATGCCTTTGCCTGAATCCCGACTCACCACCTCGTTTCGTTTTGGCGATGCCATTGCCGATGTTGCCAATCGTTTACTCGGTGCATTATCAGAAACCGTACCTTTGATTGGTAATCCGGATGTGAAATCCAGTGTTGTCAACAAACCGCATACCAAAATGCGCGATGCGATTTTATGTCGCACCAATGCCCGTGCCATGGAATTGCTACTTTCAGGCTTGGTGCAAGGGGATAAAGTCAGTCTACAAGCGGATCATGCCAAATTGAATCGTTTTGTCGATGCGGCGAGTTTACTGAAACAAGGCAAACGTGTGGTCGATGTGCCTGAGTTGGCATGGTTTAACTCATGGCATGATGTGCATGAATACTGTGAAACCAATGATGGCAGTGACATTAAACCCTTAGTCAAGTTGGTCGATGATCATGGTACCGACCCACTCAAAAAAGCCTTGGCCAAAATCACCCCGATTGAGCAAGCGGATTATGTGATTTCAACGGCACATAAAGCCAAAGGTTTAGAGTGGAATCGGGTGCATATTGAAGATGATTACCAATTTAAAATTAACGGTTTAGAACATAAAATCAGCGATGAAGAACTGCGTTTACTGTATGTGGCCTGTACTCGTGCTAAAATCAGTTTAAATATTCACCATATTTATGATTTGGTGCAGCAACTTAAAATCAAAGCACCTTTGAAACCCTTAGAAAATAAAGCAACAGCATAA
- a CDS encoding ubiquinone biosynthesis accessory factor UbiJ, which produces MWSILALGAVERIIHHCINLDAITRIQLNELQGKMLRVVIDSPQVSVDVFFDHEKVRLEPTVTGQSAQASIFEQRPFDQAQKISEANATLHVENAVALVKLLLAEDVGNIPLQGDYHLLQNIQRILQQAEPDLASQLSPWIGPNLASQLGKIQNVPKQLFKSLDSHLFFAEDFLKEDSGLFAPRWQMDDLQHGTRQLSQNIDRLEAKIQQLQNQFNPQ; this is translated from the coding sequence ATGTGGTCGATTCTGGCATTGGGTGCAGTTGAACGCATTATTCATCATTGTATTAATTTGGATGCGATTACCCGCATTCAACTCAATGAGCTTCAAGGCAAGATGTTGCGTGTGGTGATTGATTCTCCGCAAGTTTCTGTTGATGTGTTTTTTGACCATGAAAAAGTACGTTTAGAACCAACGGTGACTGGTCAAAGTGCCCAAGCCTCAATTTTCGAGCAACGTCCTTTTGATCAAGCACAGAAAATTTCTGAAGCCAATGCCACTTTACATGTTGAAAATGCAGTGGCTTTGGTTAAATTACTGTTGGCAGAGGATGTCGGCAATATTCCATTGCAAGGTGATTATCACCTTTTGCAGAATATTCAACGTATTCTTCAACAGGCGGAGCCTGATTTGGCCTCGCAACTCAGCCCTTGGATTGGACCAAACTTGGCCAGCCAATTGGGCAAAATTCAAAACGTTCCGAAACAACTGTTTAAGTCTCTAGACAGTCATTTATTCTTTGCAGAAGACTTCTTAAAAGAAGACAGTGGTCTGTTTGCACCACGTTGGCAAATGGATGATTTACAGCACGGGACGCGTCAGCTCAGCCAAAATATCGACCGTCTTGAAGCCAAAATTCAACAACTTCAAAATCAGTTTAATCCCCAATAA
- a CDS encoding FAD-dependent oxidoreductase has translation MTSLHFAVVGAGTAGIATAILLAKRNIQVTLFEKAPTLDPVGAGLLLQPAGLAVFEHLGILDDALKLGARVNGLEGRLPNQQLLVNSHYHQVGAEYYGLGMHRSSLCHVLASKAQSYPDLIHWQMDADIQSYSESKHEIRVKGLISGQTYEGGFDGLIIANGARSTLRPQAWVKVDQAYPWGAKWTIVPECLALDPEILHQFHQGSKLMLGILPTGAIPSQPEQRLSSIFWSMPTPLLDHFLRRSQDRVQWLNHIADQWPEVATWLANVIHQPNEHGLMQSRQWLSAQYRDVVMSKFGQARVAVIGDAAHAMSPQLGQGANMALLDAWALSQSIDFSRRHEQIDWSKLWQHYHQQRGSSTRFYQFLSRLITPLYQSDLWWAGGLRDLSFGWMYKVPYFRKEMALTVSGLKSGMFTQMQYQDIARSDRHDLST, from the coding sequence ATGACATCTCTTCATTTTGCAGTCGTCGGTGCAGGTACAGCCGGTATCGCCACGGCTATTTTACTGGCCAAACGCAACATTCAGGTCACACTATTTGAAAAAGCCCCAACCCTTGATCCTGTGGGTGCAGGACTCTTGTTACAGCCTGCGGGTTTAGCGGTCTTTGAACATTTGGGCATTTTAGACGATGCCTTAAAACTCGGCGCTCGAGTCAATGGTTTAGAAGGACGCCTGCCCAATCAACAACTGTTGGTCAACAGCCATTATCATCAAGTCGGAGCTGAGTACTACGGACTCGGAATGCATCGTTCCAGCTTGTGTCATGTGCTTGCCTCCAAAGCCCAAAGTTATCCGGATTTGATTCACTGGCAGATGGATGCAGATATTCAATCCTATAGCGAATCGAAACATGAGATTCGAGTGAAAGGCCTGATTTCAGGGCAAACTTATGAAGGTGGCTTTGATGGCTTAATCATTGCCAATGGTGCTCGCAGTACTCTTAGACCGCAGGCTTGGGTTAAAGTCGATCAGGCATATCCGTGGGGAGCAAAATGGACCATCGTGCCTGAATGCTTGGCTTTAGATCCTGAAATTTTGCATCAGTTTCATCAGGGCTCAAAACTGATGTTGGGGATTTTGCCAACAGGCGCTATTCCGTCTCAACCTGAACAGCGTCTCTCGAGTATTTTTTGGAGTATGCCAACCCCTTTATTGGATCATTTTCTCAGACGTAGCCAAGACCGAGTACAGTGGCTGAATCATATTGCCGATCAATGGCCGGAAGTTGCGACGTGGTTGGCAAATGTGATTCATCAGCCCAATGAACACGGGCTGATGCAGTCAAGGCAATGGCTTTCTGCGCAGTATCGTGATGTGGTGATGTCCAAGTTTGGCCAAGCTCGGGTTGCGGTGATCGGTGATGCTGCGCACGCCATGAGTCCGCAATTGGGACAAGGGGCGAATATGGCGCTTTTGGATGCATGGGCACTGAGTCAATCTATTGATTTCTCACGTCGTCATGAACAGATCGATTGGAGCAAACTGTGGCAGCATTATCATCAGCAACGAGGCTCCTCAACCCGCTTTTATCAATTTTTAAGTCGTTTGATTACCCCACTGTATCAATCCGATCTTTGGTGGGCGGGTGGCTTAAGAGATTTGAGTTTTGGCTGGATGTATAAAGTGCCGTATTTTAGAAAAGAAATGGCGTTAACGGTGTCAGGTCTAAAGTCGGGCATGTTCACCCAGATGCAATATCAGGATATTGCACGCTCAGATCGCCATGACCTTTCAACATAA
- a CDS encoding ABC1 kinase family protein: MIPHIRRLIELWRIAAHYRLDTLFPAEEIPAKARPILKLIHMHPAAWSSRERKNPLKLKEALEDMGPLAIKMGQLLSTRRDLIPPELLQQLVLLQDRVKPFGNDVAKMRIQESLKADVNTLFARFDEQPLAAASIAQVHTAALHDGREVVVKVTRPNIRAQILQDFEILEWLGHYLEKRLEAARALHLSEIIQDYRQTILNELDLTLEADNTRRMRHYFTGSSMMYVPEVYMDSKHVLVEERITGVPISDIATFDRLGMDRKDLAEKGLTIFFTQVFRDNFFHADMHPGNVFVETINPSNPRFIALDCAIMGELSKNDQMTVARMLLAVMNSDFMQLIQIVHQAGWIPPGTDQDALAREMRRTVGPMVSKPMHELDFAGILIQVMDIARRFHLEIPPQLMLLLKTLVHVEGLGTDLYPELDIWKLAKPILTDWIKAQMNPQKNLKELGQKIPDLLLGAQDLPTLMIDSLNGLKNQSAWHAKQLNELQSMRLQMEHQQKRSWIFGSLMAILLSIAIIAPWYVSIILIVVSSFIAIWRVAK; the protein is encoded by the coding sequence ATGATTCCGCACATTAGACGTTTAATCGAACTTTGGCGCATCGCCGCGCACTATAGACTCGACACGTTATTTCCCGCGGAAGAGATCCCTGCAAAAGCCCGTCCGATTTTAAAACTGATCCATATGCACCCTGCGGCGTGGTCGAGTCGTGAGCGTAAAAACCCGCTCAAGCTCAAAGAAGCATTGGAAGACATGGGGCCTCTTGCGATCAAAATGGGGCAATTGCTCTCAACCCGTCGTGATTTGATTCCACCTGAGCTGTTGCAACAGTTGGTTTTATTGCAAGATCGGGTTAAGCCCTTTGGCAATGACGTAGCCAAAATGCGCATTCAAGAATCGCTAAAAGCAGACGTTAATACTTTATTTGCACGTTTTGACGAACAACCTTTGGCTGCGGCGTCCATTGCCCAAGTCCACACGGCAGCTTTGCATGATGGCCGTGAAGTGGTGGTGAAAGTCACACGTCCGAATATTCGTGCGCAAATCCTGCAAGATTTTGAAATTTTAGAATGGCTCGGTCACTATCTTGAAAAGCGTCTTGAAGCCGCACGTGCATTGCATTTATCTGAAATCATTCAAGACTATCGTCAGACCATTTTGAATGAATTGGATTTGACCCTAGAAGCCGACAATACCCGCCGTATGCGTCATTACTTCACCGGCTCAAGCATGATGTATGTGCCTGAAGTATATATGGACAGTAAGCATGTCTTGGTCGAAGAGCGCATTACCGGTGTACCGATTTCAGATATTGCGACTTTTGATCGATTGGGTATGGATCGCAAGGATTTGGCTGAAAAAGGTTTAACCATCTTCTTTACCCAAGTGTTCCGTGACAACTTCTTCCATGCCGACATGCATCCGGGCAATGTGTTTGTTGAAACCATTAACCCAAGCAATCCACGCTTTATTGCCTTGGACTGCGCCATTATGGGTGAGTTGTCCAAGAACGATCAGATGACCGTGGCACGCATGTTACTCGCCGTGATGAACAGCGATTTCATGCAACTGATTCAAATCGTGCATCAAGCCGGTTGGATTCCACCGGGCACTGATCAAGATGCTTTGGCACGTGAAATGCGCCGTACCGTGGGACCGATGGTGTCCAAACCGATGCATGAGTTGGACTTTGCCGGTATTTTGATTCAAGTGATGGATATTGCACGTCGTTTCCATCTCGAGATTCCACCACAATTGATGCTATTGCTAAAAACTTTAGTGCATGTGGAAGGTTTAGGGACAGATTTATACCCTGAGCTGGATATTTGGAAACTGGCAAAACCGATCCTGACCGATTGGATTAAAGCCCAAATGAATCCGCAAAAGAACTTAAAAGAGTTGGGGCAAAAAATCCCAGACTTACTTTTAGGCGCGCAGGATTTACCGACCCTGATGATTGACAGCTTAAATGGCTTAAAGAATCAGTCGGCTTGGCATGCCAAACAACTGAATGAATTGCAAAGTATGCGCCTACAAATGGAGCATCAGCAAAAACGCAGTTGGATTTTTGGTAGCCTGATGGCGATTCTATTGTCCATTGCCATTATTGCACCGTGGTATGTGTCGATTATTCTGATTGTAGTTTCAAGTTTCATTGCCATTTGGCGTGTTGCTAAATAA
- the hisIE gene encoding bifunctional phosphoribosyl-AMP cyclohydrolase/phosphoribosyl-ATP diphosphatase HisIE yields MNNVQWLDEVKFNEQGLIPAIAQHHQSGRILMVAWMNREALALTAEKNQAVYFSRSRQKLWHKGEESGHFQTVHEIRLDCDADVIVLQIEQHGGIACHTGRESCFYRKLTPNGWEIVDAQLKDPNQIYGEKSVNPHTLAMNASTAQAEQVDVLSYLGQMMAERKAADPDSSYVAKLYHKGLNKILEKIGEESFETVIAAKEFQTTANEDNKNDLIYEVADVWFHTIVMLGYFDLDIQLVLNELARRQGLSGLVEKANRSH; encoded by the coding sequence ATGAACAATGTGCAATGGCTCGATGAAGTAAAATTTAACGAACAAGGATTGATTCCTGCTATTGCTCAGCATCATCAAAGCGGGCGAATTTTGATGGTGGCATGGATGAACCGTGAAGCATTGGCACTGACGGCTGAAAAAAATCAAGCGGTGTACTTCTCTCGTTCACGTCAAAAATTATGGCACAAAGGCGAAGAATCTGGTCATTTTCAAACTGTACATGAAATCCGTTTAGACTGTGATGCTGATGTCATCGTGCTGCAAATTGAACAGCATGGTGGGATTGCCTGCCATACCGGTCGTGAATCATGCTTCTACCGTAAATTGACCCCAAATGGCTGGGAAATTGTTGATGCGCAGCTCAAAGACCCAAACCAAATCTATGGTGAAAAATCTGTCAACCCACATACTTTGGCCATGAATGCATCAACTGCTCAAGCTGAACAAGTCGATGTTTTAAGCTACTTGGGTCAAATGATGGCAGAGCGTAAAGCGGCTGATCCAGATTCCTCTTATGTGGCAAAGCTCTACCACAAAGGCTTAAATAAAATTTTAGAAAAAATTGGTGAAGAAAGTTTTGAAACCGTGATTGCGGCGAAAGAATTTCAAACAACAGCCAATGAAGACAATAAAAATGACCTGATCTATGAAGTGGCTGATGTGTGGTTCCACACTATCGTGATGCTCGGTTATTTCGACCTCGACATTCAGTTGGTGCTGAATGAGCTCGCACGTCGTCAAGGTTTGTCAGGACTTGTTGAAAAAGCCAATCGTAGTCACTAA